In a single window of the Silurus meridionalis isolate SWU-2019-XX chromosome 8, ASM1480568v1, whole genome shotgun sequence genome:
- the ros1 gene encoding proto-oncogene tyrosine-protein kinase ROS encodes MAGNVFFATFYPTLHNTTYRISIAAVNREGQGVAVEANVTTPPQQEQDGVRWVFASRMNSLRKQQDKADMFTAAECLSDTLIKENITGVAEYHMTNHVYFSEGTRIWEKSAGNLTDHSDLRLVLSGHAKITALTVDWLYRKLYYVSDHKVRCCKLEDCSHGMDFNLNLESVPRRIIADPYNGWLFLLLHDGIHRIPLPEFLDHASNLTLVLKTDSVHDFVVSFSNRRLIFYDKNNRTLSAVSMDGLLPIPLYSHIKQDVQSVAYENDLLVLTDGHAVYKQSGNGQVGLFTEFSMDCDIFQSNYGGFGNVRFLGPSSQPCPVPRQPRDLQVLFGSDKATLRWNKPKIQNGSSSSAWQNWTYSVKCFLNGLVISEVSQIAATYTTVRDLQSVQQYVVSVWAVSPGGSSHTVMFQGTTLQPDEDPPYIAGATADKGIWRQQLDSFDFLAMLTSSVTNVKDMDWYNNTIFWTNSSGHIGWIDAGDHSTASGLFLAPQSGNLDAHAIAFDWLGRCLYWSCNTNMICRGRLSGSEVEIVLDANRKIRSILIDSVNAAIYWSTDTTLEVCRFDGERRRLIEKLDIFSGRKIAGITANWRERRLYWLIQDGSFLHLYSMHTSSEMVHHVLKWSSSIVSNQQVAFYSGRLVWLDEAGKLRIQELNQTSSVVMSPNNTLTTFAVLQKFKTSSRWFCLRPSRNSSCCPQIIYSAQIQRNRGNDHLGSEQH; translated from the exons ATGGCAGGAAATGTCTTCTTCGCTACATTCTACCCGACTCTGCATAACACCACGTACAG AATTTCAATAGCTGCTGTCAACCGCGAAGGTCAAGGGGTGGCTGTTGAAGCCAATGTGACCACACCACCTCAGCAGG agCAAGATGGTGTCCGCTGGGTTTTTGCATCCAGGATGAATTCGCTCAGGAAACAGCAGGATAAGGCGGACATGTTCACCGCAGCTGAGTGTCTCTCTGATACACTCATAAAGGAAAACATTACAG GAGTGGCTGAATATCACATGACCAACCATGTCTACTTCTCGGAGGGGACTCGTATTTGGGAAAAGAGTGCAGGGAATCTAACGGATCATTCCGACCTAAGACTCGTTCTCTCAGGCCATGCAAAAATCACAGCTCTGACTGTGGACTGGCTCTACAGAAAACTCTACTATGTCTCTGATCACAAG GTCCGCTGTTGTAAACTGGAGGACTGCTCCCATGGCATGGACTTTAACCTCAATTTAGAGAGTGTCCCTCGAAGAATCATTGCCGATCCATACAATGG ATGGCTGTTCCTTCTTCTGCATGACGGAATACATCGCATTCCTCTTCCCGAATTTTTGGACCACGCATCAAACCTCACGCTTGTACTAAAAACAGACTCTGTGCATGACTTTGTGGTCAGTTTTTCCAATAGGAGACTGATTTTCTATGACAAAAACAATCGCACACTGTCCGCTGTATCTATGGACGGCTTGCTGCCCATTCCGCTGTACTCCCACATCAAGCAAGATGTTCAGAGTGTAGCATATGAAAACGATCTACTCGTGTTGACAGACGGACACGCCGTGTACAAACAGAGCGGAAATGGCCAGGTGGGCCTTTTTACAGAGTTCTCTATGGACTGTGATATCTTCCAGTCAAACTATGGAGGATTTGGAAACGTTCGCTTTCTCGGCCCGTCTTCTCAGCCGTGTCCGGTTCCTAGGCAGCCAAGGGACCTTCAG GTTTTGTTTGGATCTGATAAAGCCACTCTACGTTGGAACAAACCAAAAATTCAGAACGGATCCA GTTCTTCGGCTTGGCAAAACTGGACGTACTCAGTGAAGTGTTTCCTGAATGGATTAGTAATTAGTGAAGTGAGTCAGATCGCCGCCACATACACAACAGTGCGAGATCTCCAGAGCGTTCAACAATACGTGGTGAGTGTGTGGGCTGTTTCTCCTGGAGgaagttcacacacagtgatGTTTCAGGGCACAACTCTCCAACCAG ATGAAGATCCACCATACATTGCTGGTGCCACTGCTGACAAAGGAATCTGGAGACAACAACTAGATAGTTTTGACTTCCTCGCAATGCTGACCTCTAGTGTCACAAACGTGAAAG ACATGGACTGGTATAACAACACGATCTTCTGGACGAACAGTTCAGGCCACATTGGCTGGATAGATGCAGGTGATCACTCTACTGCTTCTGGGCTGTTTTTAGCGCCTCAGAGTGGAAATCTGGACGCTCATGCCATAGCATTTGACTGGCTGGGACGATGTTTGTACTGGAGCTGCAACACGAATATG ATATGCCGAGGACGTTTATCCGGGTCGGAGGTGGAGATCGTTCTTGACGCAAACCGAAAGATCAGAAGCATACTTATAGATTCAGTGAACGCTGCGATTTACTGGAGCACCGATACCACTCTAGAAGTTTGCAGGTTCGATGGTGAGAGACGCCGCTTGATCGAAAAGCTGGACATCTTTTCAGGGAGgaaa ATTGCAGGTATCACTGCAAACTGGAGAGAACGCAGGCTGTACTGGCTCATCCAGGATGGATCCTTCTTACATCTATACAGCATGCACACCAGCAGCGAGAT GGTGCACCATGTTCTCAAATGGAGCTCATCTATAGTATCGAATCAGCAGGTAGCCTTCTACAGCGGACGGCTTGTATGGCTGGACGAAGCCGGCAAACTCAGAATTCAGGAACTGAACCAAACGTCAAGTGTTGTTATGTCACCGAATAACACACTGACAACTTTTGCTGTCCTGCAGAAATTTAAAACCTCTTCCAG atGGTTTTGTCTCCGCCCCAGTCGTAATTCCTCCTGCTGTCCCCAAATCATCTATTCGGCTCAAATCCAACGAAACCGTGGTAACGATCATCTGGGATCCGAGCAGCACTGA
- the LOC124390256 gene encoding proto-oncogene tyrosine-protein kinase ROS-like has product MEGGDLRSYLRGARSTSKTEQLLTRTDLLDISVDVAKGCAYLERLRFVHRDLAARNCLVSVQSYTDPNRVVKIGDFGLARDVYKNDYYRKKGEGLFPVRWMPPESLNDGIFTKYSDVWAFGVLLWETVTLGKQPYPAFSNQEVLRLVNAGGRLPAPAACSQTLYNVMLSCWRTEPFQRPSFRSLQCTLERLRETETETISNDGKSGHVNPAFQKEHEEEIFSQGVDTDEGLGSGLTHVLSNEGLNYLIYRADDSEDTNRRTDSSSFTENR; this is encoded by the exons ATGGAGGGAGGAGATCTGCGTTCTTACCTGAGAGGAGCTCGTTCCACGTCT AAAACGGAGCAACTTTTGACCAGAACTGACCTTCTGGATATTAGTGTAGATGTTGCTAAAGGATGTGCATATTTGGAGAGGCTCCGTTTTGTTCACAG AGACCTCGCTGCCAGAAACTGCCTCGTTTCAGTACAATCCTATACAGATCCTAATCGGGTGGTTAAGATCGGAGACTTTGGATTGGCGAGAGATGTTTATAAGAACGATTACTACAGGAAAAAGGGGGAGGGCTTATTCCCTGTTCGCTGGATGCCACCAGAAAGCCTGAATGATGGAATTTTTACCAAGTATTCAGATGTATG GGCGTTTGGAGTGCTTCTGTGGGAAACTGTGACTTTAGGAAAGCAGCCGTATCCGGCATTTTCAAACCAGGAGGTTCTTCGTCTTGTTAATGCAGGAGGACGACTGCCAGCACCCGCTGCCTGTTCCCAAACCCT ATATAACGTGATGCTGTCCTGTTGGAGGACAGAGCCCTTCCAGAGACCCAGCTTCCGCTCCCTTCAGTGCACTTTAGAGAGGTTAAGAGAGACTGAAACCGAAACAATCAGCAACGATGGCAAATCTGGCCATGTGAATCCTGCATTCCAAAAAGAACACG AGGAAGAGATTTTTTCCCAAGGTGTGGACACGGATGAGGGTCTGGGGTCAGGACTTACTCATGTTCTCAGCAACGAAGGCCTGAACTACCTGATATACCGAGCCGATGACTCTGAGGACACAAACAGGAGGACTGATTCTTCATCATTTACAGAAAATAGATGA